The Clostridium beijerinckii genomic sequence CTTACTTGTTCTCTTGCATTTACAACGCCTTTAATTACTTCCTCTACTCCATTTGCTTGTTCTTTAACAGCCATAGTCACCTGCGCTGCTTGATTTGTTACATTTTCGACAGATCCAACAATATCTTGTCCCTGTTTTGCTTGTTCTTTTACTGCTACTGTAATTTGTCTTACCTGCTCTCTTGCATTCGCCACACCTTTTATTACTTCATCAATTCCCGCTGCTTGCTCTTTTACTGCTACTGCGACCTCATTTGTTTGATTAACAACATTTTCTATAGACAAAGCGATATTTTTTCCTTGTTTTGCCTGTTCTTTCACTGCTACTGTTATTTGCCTTACTTGTTCCTTAGCATTTACAACACCTTTTATTACTTCCTCTACACCAGCAGCTTGTTCCTTTACTGCTATTGTAACCTCATTTGTTTGATTAACAACGTTATTTATGGCTTTACTAATATTTCCCCCTTGACTTGCTTGTTCTTTTACCGCTACTGTTATTTGTCTTACTTGTTCTCTTGAATTTTCGACACCTTTTATTATTTCATCTATGCCAATAACTTGTTCTTTTACTGCTATTGCAACTTCATCGGCTTGATTTGTTACATTTTCGACAGCTCCAACAATATTTTGTCCTTGTTTAGATTGTTCATTCATTGCTATATTAATTTGCACTACTTGTTCTCTTGCATTTGCTACACCTTTTATTACATTTTCTACACTTATAGCTTGTTCCCTTGTAGCTTGTGTAACCATAGATGCTTGATTAGTAACATTTCTCATAGATTCGAGTATTTCTCTGCTTCCTTTATTTTGACTGTCAGTTGCCAAAGTTATTTCTTTGATTTCATTAGTCACATTTTCTATTCCACCAACTATTTTTTCTATTACAGTGCCAACTTCATTACTTAATCTTGATCCATATTCAACTTTCTCAGTTCCAACTTCTATCGCCTTAATTGCATTGGTAGTTTCTCCCTGGATTCCTTTTATAAGTTCAGATATTTCCTTTGTAGCTGTAGCAGTTCTCTCAGCTAGTTTCCTCACTTCATCAGCTACTACCGCAAATCCTTTTCCGTGTTCTCCTGCTCTTGCAGCTTCAATTGCAGCATTTAAAGCAAGTAAATTTGTTTGATCTGCTATATCATCTATTACATCTATAATGCTTCCAATTTTATCAGAACTCTTTCCTAAGTTAGTTATTACACTTTCTGCCTTGTGGATAACCTCAGATATTTCACCTATAGCGACTAATGTATTAGCTACAGCTGTTTGTCCATCCTTAACATCTGATTTCACTACATCACTTAATGAATTTACATTTTGAGCATTTTGAGCCACTTGACTTATTGATGCCGCCATGTCCTCAACCGTCTTATAAGTTTCATTTGAAGCTTTTTGCAGTTCTTCAGCATTACCAGCTACTCCTTGAATAGATTTTCCCATTTCTTCTATAGACGCAGATATTTCTTCTACTGATCTTGTAGTACTCTCACTATTTCCTGCTACTTGCTGAATAGATACTACTACCTCTTGTACCGCAGCCGCCGCTTCATTTGCAGAGCCTCTTAAACTTTCAGCATTTCCTGCTACTCCCCTAACTGATTTACCCATTTGTTCTACTGATGACGATATTTGTTCAACTGAGCTTGCTGTGCTCTCACTATTTCCTGCTACTTGCTGTATTGATGCTACCATTTCTTGTATAGCCGCTGCTGATTCATCTGTTGAAACTTTTAAACTTTCTGTATTAGTAGCTACTCCTTTTATTGATACACCCATTTCTTCAATTGATGATGATATTTCTTCAACTGAACTTGCTGTACTTTCACTATTTTTTGCCACTTCTTCAATTGATACTACAATTGATTGCACCGATGCTTCTGCATTTTCAGCAGTATCCTTCAATCCCTCTGCATTTTTTGCAACACCTTGTATTGATTTTCCCATTTCCTCAATAGATGCCGATATTTGTTCTACTGAACTTGCTGTGCTTTCACTATTTCCTGCTACTTGCTGAATTGATGCTACTACTTCTTGAATTGATACAGTCACATCTTTTGCTGAAGAAGTTAAACTTTCTGCATTTCCAGCTACTCCTTTAACTGATTTCCCCATTTGCTCTACTGAAAAAGAAATTTCTTCTACTGATTTTGATGCGCTCTCTCCATTCCCTGCTACTTGCTGAATTGATGCCACCATTTCTTGTATTGATTCTGAAACATCCTTAGCTGATCCAGTCATTTCTTCCGCATTTCCTGCGACCACTTTAATTGATTTACCCATTTCCTCAATTGAATTTGATATTTCTTCAATTGAACCTGATACACTTTCGCTATTACCTGCAACCTGTTTTGATGATACAGCTATTTCCTCAAGTGAGCTTTGCGACTTTTGAGCGACATTCGTTAATTGCTCTGCATTTATCACAACTCCATTTATAGATTTAGCCATTTCACTTGTGAGAGAATTTACTGACTTCACAGCTTCTGATTGATCAATTGTTCCTTTTGTAACTTGTTCATTTATATTTGATAATTCTTTTAATTTCTCATCAAGCTTTTTAGATGCAAAAACTGCATTATCTACCCTTCTTAAACCTCCTATAAGCTTAATTCCAATATTTCTTTTAAAACTACCCATTTATATACGCCTCCACACTTTCTGATCTTTTGCTTATTAAATTTCACTGCTATTAAAATTATTATTTTCTTTTATGTTTTTGCTACTAATCATTCTCGATATTCCTACTACATCAAATATATGAGCAACACTTCCATCACCAAGTATTGTTGCACCTGATATCCCCTCAATTTTTCCTATGTAAGAGCCTAAGGGTTTAACTACTATTTCTTGATTTCCAACTAATTCATCAACTACAATACCGAATCTTTTTTCTGCGATACCTAAAACTACAATGAATACATTTTTCTTTTTATTTTCCCTCGGCAATTTAAAATAATCATGAAGCCATACTAGAGGATGAACTTTATCTCTAATAACAACAACAGATTGATTTTTTACATATTCAATCTCATCTTTAGGCTTTCTCACAATCTCAATTATATTGCTCATCGGTAACGCATAAGTTTCATTATGAATTTTCACCAGTAATCCTGCGAGTATTGCAAGAGTTAGTGGTAATTTAATCGTAAATTTACTACCTTCTCCTTCTTTTGTTTCTACATCAATAATTCCATTTAGTTTATCTATATGATTTCTAACAATGTCCATTCCTACGCCTCTGCCTGAAACGTCACTTACATTATTAGCTGTTGACAGCCCCGTTTGAAAAATAAGATTTATTATCTCTTGTTCTGATAATGCTTCTGCCTCTTGGGCTGAAATTACTTCTTTCTTAATTGCTGATTGCTTTATCTTTTCTAAATTTAAGCCAGCACCATCATCTTCAATTGTCACAATTACATGGTTTTCTTGGTGAAATGCCTTTATTTTCAAAGATCCTTTTGAAGGCTTATCTTTGCCTATACGAGTACTAGGTTTTTCTATTCCATGGTCTAGGGAATTTCTTACAAGATGAATCAAAGGATCAGTAATATCTTCAATTATAGTTCTGTCCATTTCTGTCTCTCCACCCTCTAGAACCAACTCCACCTCTTTTTCTAATGAATTAGCAAGATCTCTTACCAGCCTCGGGAATCTACTAAATAGCTGTTGCACTGGCACCATACGAGCTTTCATTATGCTTTCTTGAAGTTCGCTAACTACTCTTGATACACGACTTGATATTCCAATTAAATCTTCTACTGAATCATCAGCTATATATTTATTATGTAAATTGTTACTTACTTGAGCAATTCTAGTTTGTTCAATAACCATCTCTCCAACTAAATTCATCATATGTTCAAGACGTTCTATATCGACTCTAATGGTTTGTGATAATTTTTTTTCATTTCTTATGTCTTGTGAAACTTTTTTTTCACTGCTTATCTCATCATTTTTTTCCATTGCCATTTCTCTTTTTATATTAGCTACATTTTTTTTATCCTGAGTGACTACCTTTTCTTTATCTAATTTCGTAAATTCATAATCAAACACACTAACATCATCAATATCCATTAATTCATGCTTAATTCTTAACTCAAGTTCTTTTGCTCCTAATTCAGAAATTAATAAATAATTTATAGTATTAATATTTTCATCTTCATCCAATAGTTCTAATACATTGGGACTAGATCCTATAACCTCTCCCATATCATTTAGCGAATTAAGTATAAGAAAAGCTCTTGTTGCTTTCATAAGACTATCCTCTGAGAGCTTAATCTCACAAACAACACAAGAGCACCCATTTAGCTTTTCATTTTCTATTGTATGTCTTTTCTCATCATCTAGCTCAAATACTATCCTCTCATTGTCACCTTCATGACTAATTTCACTTTTTACTCCAATAAATTGATTGCCTTCAGTTTTGTCCACGTCAATACTTTGAATACATCTAAGTTTTCCTATGATATCATCAATGTTCACTTCCGTATCATTCTTATATTCTATAAAATCTCTTTTTAATAAAGTTAAGCAGTCAGTACATTCAAACAAAACGTTAATTATTGGCTCCGTTACTTCCATAAAATTATTCCTAATTTTATCAAGTACATTTTCCATTTCATGAGTAAGAGTTTTCATCTTTTCATACCCCATAGCTGAAGAGGATCCTTTTAATGTATGTGCTACCCTAAAAATATCTTGTATAACTTTACTAACTTCATCTTTCTTTTCTAATTCTAAAATTCCTTGTTCTAAAAGTTGTATCTGCTCTTCCACTTCATCCAAAAATGCACTTACCATTTCAGGCATTTCATATATATTAGACATTTCACACCTCCCCCTAATCATGAAGAACTACATCTATCTTCAATAAACTTATTACTCCATTCCCCGTAATTCCTATTCCTTCAAAGTACTCCCCATCAATACCTGCAACAACTTTTGGCGTTGGTTGGATATCATTGAATTGTATAACTGAGTCAACCTTGTCCACAATTATACCAATCATCTCTTCTCTACTTTTTACCACTATTATTCTAGTTTCTTTAGTTCTAGCGCATTCTATTAGTTTAAACCTTTTATGTAAATTAACTACCGGAATTACCTTTCCACTTAAATTAATAACGCCTTCCAGAAAGAATTTACTATTATGTGTTGGAGATATTTGCTGCAGCCTAATAATTTCATAAACATCACTAATCTTAAGAGCATACTTCTCACTTGCTAATTCAAAAGCAATATGTTGAATATCCAATAAATCATTCATATAATCTTCCTCCACAAACATTCTAGTAAAATTCACTATAATTTTTTAAAGTATCAACTAAGTAATCTTCTTTATATGGTTTTATAATGAATCCTCTAGCTCCATTAATTATAGATTCCAAGAATCCTTTTCGCATCCACTCCTCCACGCACAAATTTCTTTATATTTTTTACTTTTTATAATTTAATTTTATATATATTTTTAAAAAACAATACTTTATTATCTTTACTATAAAAAAATATTAATTTCTATTAATTTTATATTATAATTTTTGGTCTTATTTGTCAATAATGATATTATATTGTTTAATATAATAATATATTGCATTAATTGGTATTATCATCTAATAATTTTTATCAAATTATATAATCAAATAATCTTTTTATATTAAAATTTTATTTTGCCCTTTCTATAAATTTATACAAAAAAATAGACTCAAAGTAGCTTAAAATCTACTTCGAGTCTATGTTTGGCGAAAAATACTCTATATAATTGTCAACTTATATTATATTTGCTTTTTTTGCATTAATAAAAGTTTTCATCTAGATATACTAATATTCTAATTTTATTATCTATATTATTTCCAAAAATGGAATTACGATTCGACATATACACACAGCATTTTTTTAAGTTTTAAATTTCCGCATTCCTATATTACTAACTGTTATACAAATATATCACTTATATCCAAGTCTTTTCTTCTTGAAAAATCAATAAGTTCATCATTAATTTTTACAATAGGACTTAGTATATCATTTGGAGGTATATACATAATTTCACCTATCCTACCATCCTCAAGCCTTGCCTTCATTCCTATATAATATGGGCTTATATTTTCTAAGAGTGTAAAAATAACTGAAGTATCATACAATTTTACTCCTTCAGTCAAAAACATTTGAAATATT encodes the following:
- a CDS encoding methyl-accepting chemotaxis protein, coding for MGSFKRNIGIKLIGGLRRVDNAVFASKKLDEKLKELSNINEQVTKGTIDQSEAVKSVNSLTSEMAKSINGVVINAEQLTNVAQKSQSSLEEIAVSSKQVAGNSESVSGSIEEISNSIEEMGKSIKVVAGNAEEMTGSAKDVSESIQEMVASIQQVAGNGESASKSVEEISFSVEQMGKSVKGVAGNAESLTSSAKDVTVSIQEVVASIQQVAGNSESTASSVEQISASIEEMGKSIQGVAKNAEGLKDTAENAEASVQSIVVSIEEVAKNSESTASSVEEISSSIEEMGVSIKGVATNTESLKVSTDESAAAIQEMVASIQQVAGNSESTASSVEQISSSVEQMGKSVRGVAGNAESLRGSANEAAAAVQEVVVSIQQVAGNSESTTRSVEEISASIEEMGKSIQGVAGNAEELQKASNETYKTVEDMAASISQVAQNAQNVNSLSDVVKSDVKDGQTAVANTLVAIGEISEVIHKAESVITNLGKSSDKIGSIIDVIDDIADQTNLLALNAAIEAARAGEHGKGFAVVADEVRKLAERTATATKEISELIKGIQGETTNAIKAIEVGTEKVEYGSRLSNEVGTVIEKIVGGIENVTNEIKEITLATDSQNKGSREILESMRNVTNQASMVTQATREQAISVENVIKGVANAREQVVQINIAMNEQSKQGQNIVGAVENVTNQADEVAIAVKEQVIGIDEIIKGVENSREQVRQITVAVKEQASQGGNISKAINNVVNQTNEVTIAVKEQAAGVEEVIKGVVNAKEQVRQITVAVKEQAKQGKNIALSIENVVNQTNEVAVAVKEQAAGIDEVIKGVANAREQVRQITVAVKEQAKQGQDIVGSVENVTNQAAQVTMAVKEQANGVEEVIKGVVNAREQVRQVTLAVKEQAKQGGDIVAAVQNVTNQAVQIAVVTNEQTIGVEEIVKGIVNAREQVRQITVAVKEQAKQGENIVASVENVTNQAALVTTAVKEQASGVDEIIQGVVNAREQVKQITDAMIAQTIQGKSMTKLVAEVTSQTAEVTQAMKEQAAGVGEIVKGIENAREQVRQITVAVKEQAKQGKDIVVSVENVAEQSEQVTRAVKEQAIGVEEVVKGITNSREQVRQIAVAVKEQAKQGKNIVNSAENVTKVAQQVTEVSKEQASGVENIIKGVRCSREDMKQITWAMNEQTKSTDRITDNFKNVTEQANEVTIATKVQAREVEELRKHIEDINNVVNLNVRDVQKTSSITRELSEYTLEIKKSLEELVE
- a CDS encoding chemotaxis protein CheA codes for the protein MSNIYEMPEMVSAFLDEVEEQIQLLEQGILELEKKDEVSKVIQDIFRVAHTLKGSSSAMGYEKMKTLTHEMENVLDKIRNNFMEVTEPIINVLFECTDCLTLLKRDFIEYKNDTEVNIDDIIGKLRCIQSIDVDKTEGNQFIGVKSEISHEGDNERIVFELDDEKRHTIENEKLNGCSCVVCEIKLSEDSLMKATRAFLILNSLNDMGEVIGSSPNVLELLDEDENINTINYLLISELGAKELELRIKHELMDIDDVSVFDYEFTKLDKEKVVTQDKKNVANIKREMAMEKNDEISSEKKVSQDIRNEKKLSQTIRVDIERLEHMMNLVGEMVIEQTRIAQVSNNLHNKYIADDSVEDLIGISSRVSRVVSELQESIMKARMVPVQQLFSRFPRLVRDLANSLEKEVELVLEGGETEMDRTIIEDITDPLIHLVRNSLDHGIEKPSTRIGKDKPSKGSLKIKAFHQENHVIVTIEDDGAGLNLEKIKQSAIKKEVISAQEAEALSEQEIINLIFQTGLSTANNVSDVSGRGVGMDIVRNHIDKLNGIIDVETKEGEGSKFTIKLPLTLAILAGLLVKIHNETYALPMSNIIEIVRKPKDEIEYVKNQSVVVIRDKVHPLVWLHDYFKLPRENKKKNVFIVVLGIAEKRFGIVVDELVGNQEIVVKPLGSYIGKIEGISGATILGDGSVAHIFDVVGISRMISSKNIKENNNFNSSEI
- a CDS encoding chemotaxis protein CheW — translated: MNDLLDIQHIAFELASEKYALKISDVYEIIRLQQISPTHNSKFFLEGVINLSGKVIPVVNLHKRFKLIECARTKETRIIVVKSREEMIGIIVDKVDSVIQFNDIQPTPKVVAGIDGEYFEGIGITGNGVISLLKIDVVLHD